From the Malus domestica chromosome 17, GDT2T_hap1 genome, one window contains:
- the LOC103416999 gene encoding phenolic glucoside malonyltransferase 1-like, producing the protein MALKFIQVCGVAPQPGSPATSAIPAQGEKLMYDGDVTPSEAISQVNHIMPEDSSLPLTFIDLVWLRYPPFHRLFFYDILPCSSPADTLLFFHSIIIPKLKTSLSIALQHFLPLAGNITWPESSPKPTLNYVKGDTVSLTVAESEADFHHLSSNDFNIDAKEYHPLVPQLAKSDEKAAVMAFQITVLPNSGGFSIGISMHHAVVDGKTLFMFLKSWTHICKHVHKSDDIVLPDQLKPFYDRRVLKDPICLQLEEIYLNQFLNMDRRQNNRSLKVAARYESLVISNSTRGNFEFTSAKIQALRKWVRTRKQQEGDDGSVHLSTFSLTCAYTWVCLLKAEKEEQEEVNGDEIIPMAFSVDCRSRLTPPLPANYFGNCVTGCRALAERKGLLGEDGLVVAVNAISEAITGLDGGTLTNGAENLVSKFYPSDEQTGSGAGHRRVFTTAGSHRFDMYDTDFGWGRPRSTEVVRIHTIGIITFADGKNGGGAVDIGLVLKKHHMEAFASLFAKGLETL; encoded by the coding sequence ATGGCATTGAAATTCATTCAAGTTTGCGGGGTAGCTCCACAACCAGGCTCACCGGCCACCTCGGCCATCCCTGCTCAAGGAGAGAAACTTATGTACGATGGAGATGTCACTCCATCAGAAGCAATATCTCAAGTCAATCACATTATGCCGGAGGACTCGTCTCTTCCTCTAACCTTCATTGACCTCGTATGGCTAAGGTATCCACCCTTCCATCGCCTTTTCTTCTATGACATATTGCCTTGCTCTTCCCCGGCAGATACCCTACTCTTCTTTCATTCAATAATTATTCCAAAACTCAAAACCTCTCTCTCTATCGCCCTCCAACATTTTCTACCTCTAGCCGGAAACATCACTTGGCCCGAAAGCTCCCCCAAACCCACCCTAAATTATGTCAAAGGCGACACCGTTTCCCTCACAGTAGCTGAATCTGAAGCCGATTTCCACCATCTCTCAAGCAATGACTTTAACATTGATGCCAAAGAATACCACCCTCTTGTACCCCAACTGGCGAAATCTGACGAAAAAGCCGCCGTGATGGCGTTTCAAATCACCGTCCTTCCCAACAGCGGCGGCTTTTCCATTGGAATATCCATGCACCATGCAGTTGTTGACGGCAAGACTCTCTTCATGTTTCTGAAATCATGGACCCACATATGCAAACATGTTCATAAATCTGATGACATTGTTTTGCCTGATCAGCTAAAACCATTTTACGACAGAAGGGTTCTGAAAGACCCCATCTGTCTCCAACTGGAAGAGATTTACTTGAACCAGTTTCTGAACATGGACAGACGACAAAATAATCGAAGCTTGAAGGTTGCAGCCCGCTATGAATCTCTAGTGATATCAAATTCAACTCGGGGCAACTTCGAATTCACGAGCGCAAAGATTCAAGCTTTACGGAAATGGGTCAGGACAAGGAAACAACAGGAAGGAGATGATGGATCCGTTCATTTGTCGACATTTTCTCTAACGTGTGCCTACACATGGGTTTGCTTACTAAAAGCCGAGAAAGAAGAGCAAGAAGAAGTAAACGGGGACGAAATAATACCTATGGCATTTAGCGTGGACTGCCGGTCGCGCTTAACCCCTCCTTTGCCTGCAAACTATTTTGGAAACTGTGTAACGGGCTGTCGAGCACTTGCAGAAAGAAAAGGACTTCTAGGAGAAGACGGGTTGGTTGTAGCGGTAAATGCGATTAGTGAAGCCATTACGGGTTTGGATGGTGGGACTTTGACGAATGGCGCGGAGAATTTGGTTTCCAAATTTTACCCTTCTGATGAACAGACTGGTAGTGGTGCTGGTCATCGGAGAGTATTTACAACCGCTGGATCGCATCGGTTTGACATGTACGATACTGATTTTGGATGGGGAAGGCCAAGGAGCACTGAAGTAGTTCGGATACATACAATCGGAATAATCACTTTTGCAGATGGCAAGAATGGTGGCGGAGCTGTTGACATCGGGTTGGTTTTGAAAAAACATCATATGGAGGCTTTCGCTTCACTATTTGCTAAAGGTCTTGAAACCCTTTGA
- the LOC103432047 gene encoding uncharacterized protein isoform X2, with protein sequence MSACKTLVRTSLSSITSTLRTNRPTVSLLHSPFLRFSPLPPNQALRLAPYNVPSRPYASISSEAAAADFTDEAHSADSTLEPPENPTQDTVEELLRKKNDVARLMKMERRHESAHQTGGRWFPYLDKFSCGEGAFLNSGEVLEAVDPYIMDVRKEKFRKVVKNRSYGVCLVVEGLGDFGNVSAAFRSADALGFQSVHVVSCDSKRYRDNRHVSMGAEKWLDIEIWNSTAECFEVLTSRGYRIATTHLGTDSVSIYDMDWSCPTAIVVGNENRFALQYSDERHGRLFQCFSCCRPSHAPCSL encoded by the exons atgagcGCCTGCAAAACCCTAGTCCGTACATCTCTCTCCTCAATCACCTCCACCCTCCGAACCAATCGACCCACCGTCTCTCTCCTCCACTCCCCCTTCCTCCGCTTCTCTCCGCTTCCTCCCAACCAAG CGCTCAGGCTTGCTCCGTACAATGTTCCTTCGCGGCCGTACGCTTCAATTTCATCCGAAGCAGCCGCCGCAGATTTCACAGACGAAGCTCACTCCGCGGACTCAACCCTAGAACCGCCGGAGAACCCGACGCAGGACACCGTGGAGGAGCTTCTGAGGAAGAAAAACGACGTCGCGCGCCTGATGAAAATGGAACGCCGCCACGAGTCCGCGCACCAAACCGGCGGTCGGTGGTTCCCGTATCTCGACAAGTTCAGCTGCGGTGAAGGTGCTTTTCTCAACAGCGGTGAGGTGCTTGAAGCGGTGGATCCGTATATAATGGATGTGAGGAAGGAGAAGTTTAGGAAAGTGGTGAAGAATCGGAGCTACGGGGTGTGTCTGGTGGTTGAAGGATTGGGAGATTTCGGCAATGTATCGGCGGCGTTTCGGTCTGCGGATGCGCTGGGGTTTCAGTCGGTTCATGTGGTATCCTGCGACTCCAAAAG ATATAGAGACAATCGCCATGTCAGTATGGGAGCGGAGAAATGGTTGGACATTGAAATTTGGAACTCTACTGCTGAGTGCTTTGAAGTTCTGACATCGCGAGGGTATCGAATTGCCACAACGCATTTGGGAACGGACTCG GTGTCTATATACGACATGGATTGGTCTTGCCCAACTGCGATTGTAGTCGGAAATGAAAATAG ATTTGCATTGCAGTATTCCGATGAAAGGCATGGTCGACTCTTTCAATGTTTCAGTTGCTGCAGGCCTTCTCATGCACCATGCAGTTTGTGA
- the LOC103432047 gene encoding uncharacterized protein isoform X1: protein MSACKTLVRTSLSSITSTLRTNRPTVSLLHSPFLRFSPLPPNQALRLAPYNVPSRPYASISSEAAAADFTDEAHSADSTLEPPENPTQDTVEELLRKKNDVARLMKMERRHESAHQTGGRWFPYLDKFSCGEGAFLNSGEVLEAVDPYIMDVRKEKFRKVVKNRSYGVCLVVEGLGDFGNVSAAFRSADALGFQSVHVVSCDSKRYRDNRHVSMGAEKWLDIEIWNSTAECFEVLTSRGYRIATTHLGTDSVSIYDMDWSCPTAIVVGNENRGISDEALALSDLHCSIPMKGMVDSFNVSVAAGLLMHHAVCDRTSRLGSHGDLTFEESQILLAEFSLRHSKSSISIAREYVKRKASLLTSKI, encoded by the exons atgagcGCCTGCAAAACCCTAGTCCGTACATCTCTCTCCTCAATCACCTCCACCCTCCGAACCAATCGACCCACCGTCTCTCTCCTCCACTCCCCCTTCCTCCGCTTCTCTCCGCTTCCTCCCAACCAAG CGCTCAGGCTTGCTCCGTACAATGTTCCTTCGCGGCCGTACGCTTCAATTTCATCCGAAGCAGCCGCCGCAGATTTCACAGACGAAGCTCACTCCGCGGACTCAACCCTAGAACCGCCGGAGAACCCGACGCAGGACACCGTGGAGGAGCTTCTGAGGAAGAAAAACGACGTCGCGCGCCTGATGAAAATGGAACGCCGCCACGAGTCCGCGCACCAAACCGGCGGTCGGTGGTTCCCGTATCTCGACAAGTTCAGCTGCGGTGAAGGTGCTTTTCTCAACAGCGGTGAGGTGCTTGAAGCGGTGGATCCGTATATAATGGATGTGAGGAAGGAGAAGTTTAGGAAAGTGGTGAAGAATCGGAGCTACGGGGTGTGTCTGGTGGTTGAAGGATTGGGAGATTTCGGCAATGTATCGGCGGCGTTTCGGTCTGCGGATGCGCTGGGGTTTCAGTCGGTTCATGTGGTATCCTGCGACTCCAAAAG ATATAGAGACAATCGCCATGTCAGTATGGGAGCGGAGAAATGGTTGGACATTGAAATTTGGAACTCTACTGCTGAGTGCTTTGAAGTTCTGACATCGCGAGGGTATCGAATTGCCACAACGCATTTGGGAACGGACTCG GTGTCTATATACGACATGGATTGGTCTTGCCCAACTGCGATTGTAGTCGGAAATGAAAATAG GGGAATAAGTGATGAGGCCCTCGCTTTGTCAGATTTGCATTGCAGTATTCCGATGAAAGGCATGGTCGACTCTTTCAATGTTTCAGTTGCTGCAGGCCTTCTCATGCACCATGCAGTTTGTGATAGAACATCTCGCCTG GGTAGCCATGGGGATCTAACATTTGAAGAGAGCCAAATTCTACTAGCTGAATTCTCTCTGCGGCATAGCAAGAGTTCAATCAGCATCGCACGCGAGTATGTAAAGAGGAAGGCATCTCTGCTCACGTCAAAGATTTGA